In the Purpureocillium takamizusanense chromosome 5, complete sequence genome, one interval contains:
- a CDS encoding uncharacterized protein (EggNog:ENOG503NWPM~TransMembrane:1 (o365-384i)~COG:K) — MESPLAQNLHPFLSDQIDKESLYNWPGPLTSIEPRLILGHKRRNSDDHRTATSPTMPDTEERSESPESDAGGGPRTGGSGGSDQPPARKRQRVRLSCLECRRRKLSCDRGFPCERCIKSGTPDRCSYEARNGEVVNASSGVPPPFAQLDSRRFGIGADAAAGFAAREDHDRIRRLEHEIAQLKNLLARPGAGAGAGAGAASFDGSTIAGTNSPSTQKDDALDADSGPRPEVQECIEASNMSGEKGELRFFRGKGFRTRYFGPHNASMAFVELTGLCPFMRETADEWLRPVILHDRKDRNRRKEEREIIFEQPDAELIALLPTKEETDALINVYMDQFEQVHRIVHIPTFRKEYADFWTPDSKQRYAAFTALILSMMAVASCVHTHESLKFIGMMSNARHMAEKWIDACDAWLSRQSQKHRKLIHFQIACLLYLGKRVNTIKKKRFWTGAGALIQDGISVGLHREPSHMAGKISVYNQEMRRRIWTTVQEFDMQASFDHGLPTLLSQLHYDTNPPRNLDDEDFDEDTATLPPSKPQKEYTFSSFQNLARQSLMLRLELSRLLTGPLSDIDYDQVIRYTNDLTQEIDALPSWDMNTDNTKSKKNPLIAYTLLHVQLRQYIIPLHQPYLKLRKQNSKYQYSEIIYYNAARDIVLLHDKLYEQGIRSLNFLREDALTTAINLCSVTMLQPRGSTNMIMINSHHTLKLIEKCIAMKEDRLLRCGNNEPWGYSIMCSALGLLEAHLGTKTPEVAKSTSAERFVNLHYRLLANQEPPISSGQGPNTPLSGAAATMSAPGLGPGPGMEVPDRAKVTTSSASRRLDSGSDALPQSVTPFAFNPAMSAVPVDPATGAAPWILGGDQTQPFNLDPSLELLGLNLNEIWGESWELG, encoded by the coding sequence ATGGAAAGTCCGTTGGCGCAAAATCTGCACCCATTTTTATCAGATCAGATTGATAAAGAATCCCTTTACAACTGGCCGGGCCCCCTCACCTCGATTGAGCCGCGTCTCATCCTTGGACACAAACGTCGTAACTCCGACGACCACCGCACGGCAACCTCACCGACAATGCCTGACACTGAGGAGCGCAGCGAGAGCCCCGAGTccgacgcaggcggcggccctcgcaCCGGGGGCTCAGGCGGCTCAGAccaaccgcccgcccgcaagcGCCAGCGCGTCCGCCTGAGCTGCCTCGAgtgccgccggcgcaagCTCTCGTGCGACCGTGGCTTCCCCTGCGAGCGCTGCATCAAAAGCGGCACCCCGGACCGGTGCAGCTACGAGGCCCGcaacggcgaggtcgtcaaCGCCTCCTCCGGCGTGCCCCCGCCCTTTGCCCAGCTCGACTCACGCCGcttcggcatcggcgccgacgccgccgcgggcttcGCCGCCCGTGAGGACCATGACCGCATTCGGAGGCTTGAGCATGAGATCGCCCAGCTCAAAAAcctcctcgcgcgccccggtgcaggcgcaggcgcaggcgccggAGCGGCCTCCTTTGACGGCAGCACCATCGCCGGCACCAACTCACCCTCAACCCAAAAggatgacgccctcgacgccgactcTGGACCCCGCCCTGAGGTCCAGGAGTGCATTGAGGCCAGCAACATGAGCGGCGAAAAGGGCGAGCTGCGGTTCTTCCGCGGCAAAGGCTTCCGCACCCGCTACTTTGGCCCGCACAACGCGAGCATGGCCTTTGTCGAGCTCACCGGCCTCTGCCCCTTTATGAgggagacggccgacgagtGGCTGCGGCCCGTCATTCTGCACGACCGCAAGGACCGCAACCGCCGcaaggaggagcgcgagatCATCTTTGAGCAGCCCGATGCCGAGCTCATCGCCCTGCTCCCCaccaaggaggagacggacgccCTCATCAACGTCTACATGGACCAGTTTGAGCAGGTGCACCGCATCGTGCACATCCCCACGTTCCGCAAGGAGTACGCCGACTTTTGGACGCCCGACAGTAAGCAGCGCTACGCCGCCTTTACCGCTCTCATCCTCTCCATGATGGCCGTCGCCAGCTGCGTGCACACGCACGAGTCGCTCAAGTTTATCGGCATGATGTCCAACGCCCGACACATGGCCGAGAAGTGGATCGACGCATGCGACGCATGGCTCTCACGCCAGAGCCAGAAGCACCGCAAGCTCATCCATTTCCAGATCGCGTGCCTGCTATACCTGGGCAAGCGCGTCAACACCATCAAAAAGAAGCGCTTCTGgaccggcgccggcgcgctgaTCCAGGACGGCATCTCGGTGGGCCTGCACCGCGAGCCCAGCCACATGGCCGGCAAAATTAGCGTCTACAACCAAGAGATGCGACGGAGGATCTGGACGACGGTTCAGGAGTTTGACATGCAGGCCTCGTTCGACCATGGCTTGCCCACACTGTTGAGCCAGCTGCACTACGACACCAACCCCCCGCGGAATTTGGACGATGAGGACTTTGACGAAGATACGGCCACGCTGCCGCCTTCGAAGCCGCAGAAGGAGTACACCTTTAGCTCGTTCCAGAATCTCGCGCGGCAGAGCCTCATGCTTCGTCTGGAGCTGAGCCGGCTGCTGACGGGACCCTTGTCGGACATTGACTATGATCAAGTCATCCGATACACCAACGATCTCACTCAAGAGATTGACGCCCTTCCGTCGTGGGATATGAACACGGACAACACCAAGAGCAAGAAGAACCCACTCATCGCTTATACCCTCCTGCACGTGCAGCTGCGGCAATACATCATCCCGCTGCACCAGCCCTACCTTAAGCTGCGCAAGCAAAACTCAAAGTACCAGTACTCGGAGATTATCTACTACAACGCCGCCCGTGACATTGTGCTCCTGCACGACAAGCTCTACGAGCAGGGCATCCGGTCCCTCAACTTCCTGCGCGAGGACGCGCTGACGACTGCCATCAACCTGTGCAGCgtgacgatgctgcagcCGCGGGGATCAACCAACATGATCATGATCAACTCGCACCACACGCTCAAGCTTATCGAGAAGTGCATCGCCATGAAGGAGGACCGGCTGCTCCGCTGCGGCAACAACGAGCCGTGGGGCTACTCCATCATGTGCTCAGCGCTCGggctgctcgaggcgcacCTGGGCACCAAGACGCCCGAGGTGGCcaagtcgacgtcggcggagCGGTTCGTCAACCTGCACTATCGGCTCCTCGCGAACCAGGAACCGCCCATCTCGTCCGGACAGGGCCCGAACACGCCGctgagcggcgcggcggcgaccatgtcggcgccggggctggGCCCGGGCCCGGGTATGGAGGTGCCCGACAGAGCAAAGGTAACCACTTCCAGTGCGTCGCGCCGCCTTGACAGTGGATCTGACGCTTTACCGCAGTCTGTGACGCCGTTCGCGTTCAAcccggccatgtcggcggtGCCAGTCgacccggcgacgggcgcggctCCGTGGATCCTGGGTGGGGACCAGACGCAGCCATTCAACCTGGATCCGAGCCTGGAGTTGCTGGGGCTCAATCTCAATGAGATTTGGGGCGAGTCGTGGGAGCTGGGATAG
- a CDS encoding uncharacterized protein (COG:S~EggNog:ENOG503P3VB~TransMembrane:2 (i115-135o155-177i)) has protein sequence MASPPSAADEERRARIITHMNHSHTRELGHYIRHYAGASPRDASAGPPSIRDLTLQGMRIRTASGRDYAVPFDPPLDSWADAKARIIDMDAVARRALGISDIYVTEYLAPRGFDAVVFAAVVFYFGSFISLPWLLPGTAAWTFLDAYFPGGAVNFRWLTRVLFLPVVGIHLTESALFDRKLRRHGVDRGSGLWWAWVSSCFFEGLCSFRRLNVLIARKQAQKEGKKE, from the coding sequence ATGGCCTCGCcaccctccgccgccgacgaggagcgccgcgcccgcatcATCACGCACATGAACCACTCCCACACGCGCGAGCTCGGCCACTACATCCGCCACTACGCCGGCGCCTCCCCGCgcgacgcctccgccggccccccttcCATCCGGGACCTCACCCTGCAGGGCATGCGCATCCGCACCGCCTCCGGCCGCGACTACGCAGTGCCCTTTGACCCGCCGCTCGACTCGTGGGCCGACGCCAAGGCCcgcatcatcgacatggacgccgtcgcccgccgcgccctcggcatcAGCGACATCTACGTCACCGAGTACCTGGCCCCgcgcggcttcgacgccgtcgtcttcgccgccgtcgtcttttACTTTGGCTCCTTCATCtccctgccctggctgctccccggcaccgccgcctggaccttcctcgacgcctacttccccggcggcgccgtcaactTCCGTTGGCTCACTCGCGTCCTCttcctgcccgtcgtcggcatccaCCTCACCGAGAGCGCCCTCTTCGACAGGAAGCTGCGCCGGCACGGTGTCGATCGTGGTAGCGGCCTTTGGTGGGCTTGGGTCTCAAGCTGCTTCTTTGAGGGTCTCTGCTCCTTTCGTCGACTCAAcgtcctcatcgcccgcAAGCAAGCTCAGAAGGAAGGAAAAAAGGAGTAA
- a CDS encoding DNA helicase (COG:L~EggNog:ENOG503NYD3) — protein MLSASSRRGSGQQVASIPLYRQKSQGADSYITTVTIVVSPLLSLMINQVAALRASGVDASSLNGDTPRDEKFRIHRDLETGHPRTRLLYVTPELCSRPEFRERLKLVYTQKELARIAIDEAHCISEWGHDFRKDFKRLSWFRETFPDVPIMCLTATANPQVRQDVLGTLRLDTTPERIKTFLMSPQRGNLHLEIRYTRDEEDNRLSDFLRWIRGVYERRRAEARRAELAQVGERADSVPGIIYTISRDECESLSAALRHEGVGARPFHAKLPKEVKEQTLARWIRNEPGYDIIVATTAFGMGIDKNNVRFVVHWRIPKSFEGYYQEAGRAGRDGNASYCFLYYSREDLERVTRMIRGDSKDGSNQEARLRSLHSLALYCEDTDTCRHAAICKYFGESAVPDCDFACDWHKDPDDLEKRFVRGLATEEWVSTQAMQGTYDGYYDE, from the exons ATGCTTTCAGCTTCCAGCCGTCGTGGATCAGGGCAGCAAGTGGCATCCATTCCTCTGTATCGTCAGAAGAGTCAAGGGGCTGACTCCTACATTACCACAGTCACAATCGTTGTGTCGCCGTTATTAAGTCTGATG ATTAACCAAGTGGCGGCCTTGCGGGCGTCAGGCGTCGATGCGAGCTCTCTCAACGGCGATACGCCGCGCGACGAAAAATTTCGAATCCATCGTGACCTCGAGACGGGCCACCCAAGGACTCGTCTTTTGTATGTGACACCTGAACTGTGCTCTCGCCCTGAATTCCGCGAGCGCCTCAAGCTAGTTTACACGCAGAAGGAACTGGCCAGAATCGCTATTGACGAGGCTCACTGCATTTCGGAATGGGGCCATGACTTCCGCAAAGACTTTAAGCGGCTGTCGTGGTTTCGAGAGACCTTCCCAGATGTTCCCATAATGTGTCTCACGGCGACCGCAAACCCGCAGGTACGTCAGGATGTTCTCGGCACGTTGCGCCTCGACACGACGCCTGAGCGCATAAAGACCTTTCTCATGAGCCCGCAGCGCGGCAACCTCCATCTTGAGATTCGGTATACCCGAGATGAGGAAGACAATAGATTATCGGATTTCCTGCGTTGGATACGTGGCGTAtatgagcggcggcgggccgaggCTCGACGGGCAGAGCTGGCTCAGGTGGGTGAACGGGCAGACAGCGTGCCTGGCATTATCTACACAATATCCCGAGATGAATGCGAATCGCTGtcggctgcgctgcgccacGAAGGGGTCGGAGCTCGTCCGTTTCATGCAAAGCTGCCGAAGGAAGTCAAGGAGCAGACGCTTGCCCGGTGGATCAGGAACGAGCCTGGATACGATATCATCGTGGCTACGACGGCGTTCGGAATGGGCATCGACAAGAACAACGTGCGATTCGTCGTGCACTGGCGCATACCAAAGTCGTTTGAGGGCTATTACCAAGAGGCCGGCAGGGCTGGTCGAGACGGCAACGCCAGCTATTGCTTCTTGTACTACAGCCGCGAGGACCTGGAGCGGGTGACGCGCATGATTCGCGGCGATTCCAAGGACGGGTCGAATCAGGAAGCGCGGCTGCGAAGCCTCCACTCGCTGGCGCTGTATTGCGAAGACACGGACACGTGCCGGCACGCGGCGATCTGCAAATACTTTGGCGAATCGGCAGTGCCCGACTGTGATTTTGCCTGCGACTGGCACAAGGATCCAGACGACCTCGAGAAGAGGTTCGTGCGTGGCCTGGCGACGGAGGAGTGGGTGAGCACGCAGGCGATGCAAGGCACGTACGACGGATACTATGACGAATGA
- a CDS encoding uncharacterized protein (EggNog:ENOG503PF6D~TransMembrane:7 (o6-26i38-59o65-90i111-129o149-168i180-204o216-239i)), protein MLDPHTSLGIAQIVFYAPMVPLAIYLMKRNGRIRPRMAWWPLIPFSLMRLAGGPVIIALEKNPESLGLIIAAIILLNVGVIPLIVADLGLTRVILMDNYSHSPHSNRIGGLLRATFVIAAGLLGAGGGLGSQTSADLRDVGHGLTLAGYIVFAVELVVLTAMQVYFWRRRSDYLESSRKVLCGVLLASPFIMVRTVYGILVVVYQNNGATRWNPVYGSAVVFAFMGLLMEYIALCLYLYTGYSIHPGRGLPVEPVTVPAGKV, encoded by the exons ATGCTCGACCCTCATACCAGCCTGGGCATTGCCCAGATCGTCTTCTACGCGCCGATGGTGCCGCTCGCCATCTACCTCATGAAGCGCAACGGCAGGATCCGCCCGCGCATGGCTTGGTGGCCACTGATACCCTTCTCTCTGA TGAGACTTGCCGGCGGACCCGTCATTATTGCCCTGGAAAAGAACCCCGAGAGCCTCGGCCTCATCATTGCCGCAATCATCCTCCTCAACGTCGGCGTCATCccgctcatcgtcgccgacctgggcCTCACACGCGTCAT CCTCATGGACAACTACAGCCACAGCCCCCACTCGAACCGcatcggcggcctgctccgCGCCACCTTTgtcatcgccgcgggcctcctcggcgccggcggcggcctcgggtcGCAGACGTCGGCGGACctgcgcgacgtcggccacggcctgACCCTCGCGGGGTACATTGTCtttgccgtcgagctggtcgTGCTGACGGCTATGCAAGTCTACttttggcgacggcgctccGACTACCTCGAGAGTAGCCGGAAG GTCCTTTGCGGCGTGCTCCTAGCGAGTCCCTTCATCATGGTGCGCACCGTGTACGGCATCCTCGTGGTCGTGTACCAGAACAACGGCGCGACCAGGTGGAACCCCGTGTACGGCTCGGCCGTCGTGTTTGCCTTTATGGGCTTGCTGATGGAGTACATTGCCCTGTGCCTGTACTTATATACGGGCTACTCGATCCACCCGGGGCGGGGGCTGCCCGTTGAGCCGGTCACCGTGCCGGCGGGCAAGGTCTGA
- a CDS encoding uncharacterized protein (TransMembrane:1 (i247-268o)~EggNog:ENOG503P2ZF~COG:S) — MKLYPSLSDDLAAWAQRQPVFFTASAATHGAHINVSPKGLTDTHFAVLGPNRCAYIDRTGSGCETISHAYENGRLCLMFMSFGNAPRIMRIFCRASVVEWDQPSFPELVRKIAQDKRTAFDGARAVIVCDIWEVQTSCGFGVPRVKKALYAPEEEGPPTPVEDILRDGFEPDRKLDELAVFEARPTMDHWASSKTQSNTLVEYQGVNNADSIDGLPGLRSARRERGEWLWVRDLKARMKRIGAEREAVAFGFLLALVMYFALVGISSLPLKL; from the coding sequence ATGAAGCTCTACCCTAGCCTTTCCGATGATCTCGCCGCCTGGGCGCAGAGAcagcccgtcttcttcacgGCATCGGCAGCTACGCATGGAGCGCACATCAACGTATCCCCCAAGGGCCTCACCGACACGCACTTTGCCGTCCTTGGGCCCAACCGATGCGCTTACATCGACCGCACAGGCTCTGGCTGCGAAACCATTTCCCACGCATACGAGAACGGCCGCCTGTGCCTCATGTTCATGAGCTTTGGAAATGCGCCCCGCATCATGCGCATCTTCTGCcgcgccagcgtcgtcgagtgGGACCAGCCCTCCTTCCCCGAACTCGTACGAAAGATTGCCCAAGACAAAAGAACAGCATTCGATGGTGCTCGCGCTGTCATTGTTTGTGACATATGGGAGGTGCAGACAAGTTGTGGCTTCGGCGTGCCACGTGTCAAGAAGGCGCTGTATGCTCCTGAAGAAGAGGGCCCACCGACCCCGGTCGAGGATATCTTGCGCGACGGTTTTGAGCCGGACAGAAAGCTGGATGAGCTTGCCGTCTTTGAGGCACGTCCGACCATGGACCACTGGGCCTCCAGCAAGACGCAGAGCAACACCCTTGTCGAGTATCAGGGCGTCAACAACGCCGACAGCATCGACGGTCTGCCCGGCCtgcgcagcgcccgccgcgagagGGGGGAGTGGCTTTGGGTGCGCGACTTGAAGGCTCGCATGAAGCGCATTGGTGCCGAGAGGGAAGCCGTTGCCTTTGGGTTTCTGCTTGCCTTGGTCATGTACTTTGCTCTGGTGGGCATTTCCAGTCTCCCGCTCAAGCTCTAA
- a CDS encoding uncharacterized protein (EggNog:ENOG503PHC2) — MPSSSSHPASGHHTSANSSRRTHHSSRPGQTASEYAEEVMEQLKNANTQLNKANSERDRYKHLYEQVLAKVSQSNAAKDDFKAQAQSLKEHSALLRARVQQLEDENDQLLCDNELWDKDYTMLEKSYSELALQHDTLLASMPASSSSHRMATHLPEKPKRTSHHKKKSSSSSTRREHKESSPSSRRSNNSNGDKDQKDRLSKRFEEKRSSVSGSRGSRRESFIEGWGPASGSSAPAAPPTAGVTGRSFAGFATSGLGQPPAVSPSYNKVSFSSVPRTAANPLSPGLYSTTAPYDGEYHDDGNYHVYPVTR, encoded by the exons atgccctcttcctcgtcgcacCCGGCCTCAGGCCACCACACCTCGGCCAATTCCAGCAGACGCACTCACCATAGCTCGCGGCCCGGCCAGACAGCGTCAG AGTACGCCGAAGAAGTCATGGAGCAGCTCAAGAACGCAAACACGCAGCTCAACAAGGCCAACTCGGAGCGCGACCGCTACAAGCACCTTTATGAACAAGTATTGGCCAAGGTGTCCCAATCCAacgccgccaaagacgacttcaaggcccaggcccagTCGCTCAAGGAACACTCCGCCTTactgcgcgcccgcgtccaacAGCTCGAGGATGAGAATGACCAGCTGCTGTGCGATAACGAGTTGTGGGACAAGGACTACACCATGCTTGAAAAGAGCTACAGTGAGCTCGCCTTGCAACACGACACCCTgctggcgtcgatgccggcgtcatcatcgtcgcacCGCATGGCCACCCACCTGCCTGAGAAGCCCAAGCGGACCTCTCACCAcaagaagaagtcgtcgtcttcttcgacgCGCAGAGAGCACAAAgagtcgtcgccctcgtcgcgcaggagCAACAATAGCAATGGCGACAAGGACCAAAAGGACCGATTGTCGAAGCGCTTCGAAGAGAAGCGGTCGTCCGTGAGCGGGAGCCGGGGCTCGCGCCGGGAAAGCTTCATTGAGGGTTGGGGTCCCGCCTCCGGATCGTCAGCACCGGCTGCTCCACCCACGGCCGGGGTCACAGGCCGGTCGTTTGCTGGCTTCGCCACGTCGGGCCTTGGCCAACCTCCGGCCGTGTCGCCATCGTACAACAAGGTGTCCTTCTCCTCGGTGCCCCGGACCGCCGCAAACCCGCTCAGCCCTGGCCTGTACAGCACCACGGCGCCATACGACGGCGAGTaccacgacgatggcaaCTACCATGTGTACCCGGTGACGCGGTAG
- a CDS encoding uncharacterized protein (EggNog:ENOG503PH9J) produces MSRRWYFETTPAGKEQFVSIKRSRSHHHRRHHHHHLDHDTVRVSRDEWNRLVERERCLEEANKSLVAEVSALKASLSAAQAEAHHLCHVVVPQLQGQINVLLADNEALRRSLDNAGNSSSKHCHELDRLKDIMAALEKEKCALAADNAGLKDKIKGLAKQLEQACGRRVSDLLADIDYWKDQMRYWKCKYEDTRRRHDDTCGMLEIRTEKMRAYEEILRRRRII; encoded by the coding sequence ATGTCGCGCCGCTGGTACTTCGAGACGACACCGGCCGGCAAAGAGCAGTTTGTCTCCATCAAGCGCTCCCGCtcccatcaccaccgtcgccaccaccaccaccacctcgaccaTGACACGGTTCGGGTCAGCCGTGACGAGTGGAACCGCCTCGTGGAGCGGGAGCGCTGCCTCGAAGAGGCCAACaagagcctcgtcgccgaggtcagCGCCCTAAAGGCCAGCCTctccgccgcgcaggccgaggcccaCCACCTCtgccacgtcgtcgtgcccCAGCTGCAGGGCCAGATCAAcgtgctcctcgccgacaacgaggccctccgccgctcgctcgacAACGCCGGCAACAGCTCGTCCAAGCACTGCCACGAGCTCGACCGCCTCAAGgacatcatggccgcgctCGAGAAGGAGAAGTGTGCCCTCGCTGCTGACAACGCGGGGCTCAAGGACAAGATCAAGGGCCTCgccaagcagctcgagcaggcgtgcggccgccgcgtctcggACCTCCTGGCCGACATCGACTACTGGAAGGACCAGATGCGCTATTGGAAGTGCAAGTACGAGGACacgaggcgccgccacgacgacacgTGCGGCATGCTCGAGATACGGACGGAGAAGATGAGGGCGTACGAGGAGATTctacggcgccgccgcatcatATAG
- a CDS encoding uncharacterized protein (EggNog:ENOG503PACG~COG:G), with amino-acid sequence MVTNKELNDRREPGCCVVLADKKYFHVGDWFMKRTLRRHEWQSVANDVTIIPPTTYPQRWKTDAAILPFLRQKTNIPLPRAECTFEDDGAFYFQSAYVEGVSMRELKEEDKNVVVRELEEHVSTLRRLRSDTPGVPGESLMCPPQRVTSNRWKINSCWRPRKEKGEYVFCHNDLGQHNVIVDPGTLQIKAIIDWEFGGFWPEWFERPFWKRPGPSAVLEGEEDDVQRCRDWLITHCDEVIMPGP; translated from the coding sequence ATGGTTACGAATAAAGAGCTGAACGACCGTCGCGAGCCGGGCTGCTGCGTTGTACTCGCCGACAAGAAGTATTTCCATGTTGGGGATTGGTTCATGAAGCGCACACTTCGACGACACGAGTGGCAATCTGTAGCCAATGACGTGACCATCATTCCGCCAACTACATATCCCCAACGATGGAAGACCGACGCTGCGATTCTGCCATTTCTCCGACAGAAAACAAATATTCCGCTTCCACGGGCCGAATGTACATTCGAAGACGATGGAGCCTTCTACTTCCAGAGCGCATATGTAGAGGGCGTCAGCATGAGGGAGCTCAAGGAAGAAGACAAGAACGTTGTGGTGCGGGAGCTAGAGGAGCATGTGTCAACTCTGCGGCGCCTAAGATCTGACACCCCTGGTGTACCTGGAGAATCACTCATGTGTCCTCCCCAACGGGTCACCAGCAATCGATGGAAGATCAATagttgttggcggccgcggaaggagaagggggaatATGTCTTCTGCCATAACGACCTTGGACAACACAACGTGATAGTGGATCCCGGCACACTCCAGATAAAAGCGATCATTGACTGGGAGTTTGGCGGGTTCTGGCCTGAATGGTTTGAAAGGCCGTTCTGGAAGCGCCCAGGGCCTAGTGCGGTGCTtgaaggggaagaagacgacgtgcAGCGATGCCGGGACTGGTTGATCACCCACTGTGATGAGGTGATAATGCCCGGTCCCTAA
- a CDS encoding DNA helicase (COG:L~EggNog:ENOG503NYD3), protein MCLTATANPQVRQDVLGTLRLDTTPERIKTFLMSPQRGNLHLEIRYTRDEEDNRLSDFLRWIRGVYERRRAEARRAELAQVGERADSVPGIIYTISRDECESLSAALRHEGVGARPFHAKLPKEVKEQTLARWIRNEPGYDIIVATTAFGMGIDKNNVRFVVHWRIPKSFEGYYQEAGRAGRDGNASYCFLYYSREDLERVTRMIRGDSKDGSNQEARLRSLHSLALYCEDTDTCRHAAICKYFGESAVPDCDFACDWHKDPDDLEKRFVRGLATEEWVSTQAMQGTYDGYYDE, encoded by the coding sequence ATGTGTCTCACGGCGACCGCAAACCCGCAGGTACGTCAGGATGTTCTCGGCACGTTGCGCCTCGACACGACGCCTGAGCGCATAAAGACCTTTCTCATGAGCCCGCAGCGCGGCAACCTCCATCTTGAGATTCGGTATACCCGAGATGAGGAAGACAATAGATTATCGGATTTCCTGCGTTGGATACGTGGCGTAtatgagcggcggcgggccgaggCTCGACGGGCAGAGCTGGCTCAGGTGGGTGAACGGGCAGACAGCGTGCCTGGCATTATCTACACAATATCCCGAGATGAATGCGAATCGCTGtcggctgcgctgcgccacGAAGGGGTCGGAGCTCGTCCGTTTCATGCAAAGCTGCCGAAGGAAGTCAAGGAGCAGACGCTTGCCCGGTGGATCAGGAACGAGCCTGGATACGATATCATCGTGGCTACGACGGCGTTCGGAATGGGCATCGACAAGAACAACGTGCGATTCGTCGTGCACTGGCGCATACCAAAGTCGTTTGAGGGCTATTACCAAGAGGCCGGCAGGGCTGGTCGAGACGGCAACGCCAGCTATTGCTTCTTGTACTACAGCCGCGAGGACCTGGAGCGGGTGACGCGCATGATTCGCGGCGATTCCAAGGACGGGTCGAATCAGGAAGCGCGGCTGCGAAGCCTCCACTCGCTGGCGCTGTATTGCGAAGACACGGACACGTGCCGGCACGCGGCGATCTGCAAATACTTTGGCGAATCGGCAGTGCCCGACTGTGATTTTGCCTGCGACTGGCACAAGGATCCAGACGACCTCGAGAAGAGGTTCGTGCGTGGCCTGGCGACGGAGGAGTGGGTGAGCACGCAGGCGATGCAAGGCACGTACGACGGATACTATGACGAATGA